The DNA segment CACCGGAATCAGGCTCCGCGGTTTCCATTCGAACAACATCACTTCGACGGCCAGCAACACGGCGGCCAGCGGCGTGCCGAAAGTGGCGGCCATGCCGCCGGCGGCCCCGGCCACGAGCAACGTCTTTCGCTCCGCCGAAGTCAGATGGAAAATCTGGGCGAAAATCGAACCGCAAACGCCGCCCGTCATGATGATCGGCCCTTCGGCGCCGAACGGCCCGCCCGTGCCGATGGCAATCGCCGACGAAACGGGCTTCAGCACCGCCACCTTGGGCGACATCCGGCTGCCGCCGATCAGGATCGCCTCGAGCGCTTCGGGAATGCCGTCGCCGCGAATCTTTTCCGAGCCGAACCTCGCCATCAACCCGACGATCAATCCCCCCGTCACCGGAACCAGGATTGCCCAAGCGCCCAAGTGATGGTTCGAGGGTTGCACCAAATCGCCGCCGCCGGATAGCGAGAAAAACCTGGCAACGTGGAAATCTTGGAAATAAAACACATTCGTGAAGAATCCGATCAACCGCTGCAGCACCACAGCCACGAGTCCGCAAGCGACTCCGATCGGTATCGCCAGAGCGCAAAGCCAAATCAGCCGCGAATTGGCCGTGAAATCGCCTTGGACCACCGGGGCGGCTTGCGGCTTGGGCTTTCCTGTCCTGATGCGCTCGGTTGATCGATCAGGGGCGGAGCTGGCATCGGAATCGTCGGTGGGTATGGAATCGGCTGGGCTCATGAGTGGGAATTCTCCTCGCATCGGAGATTACCGCGCAAACGGTCCCGGCGGCTAGCGGTAATCCCGCAACCACCGGGTGCAAAAACTCGTCTGGCCCCGATTGGCCGAGCGAGGGTACTCTGCCCCCTGTTCCGCGCACTGGCAAGAATCTGGCCTGCTAGCAGCTATCGAATATATCCAAATGGCGGGCGATTATCTTGATTTGTCGAGCGATCCGCCGCCGCGATCCGAACAAAACGGATCGCGAAAGCAGCGGCCCTATGTCGGCGTGACATTCGCCTGTTGCGGCGTGTATGCCCAGGTTTATCTAAACCGCCAGCAGACGGCTTACCAGGGCTATTGCCCACGCTGCTCCAAGAAGGTCGAGATCAAGATCGATCCTGCGGGAAGCGATTCGCGGTTTTTCACTGCCTATTGAGCGAATCGCTGCTTTCGCATACTATCCGCCCCGAAAATGCGCCGCCGCCCCGCGCAATCTGCCCCAAGCCCAGGGAAGGCGGCGCCAAGCGTCTCCGTTGGTGTTGGCCCAACGCCGCCTTCCCTGGGCTTTGTGCCGCCGCCAACCCTACCCACGCCGCCAAACCGCATGGATTACGACCTCCAACGTTCGACGCGTAAATGCGCGAAGTCGGGCCGCGATTTGGCCTCCGGCGAGGCTTTCTATTCCGTGCTGCTATCCGACGGCCCAAAAATCGTCCGGCACGATTATTCCGCCGAAGCCTGGTCGGGACCACCGGAGAAATCGCTCGGATGGTGGAAATCGCAAACGCCGCCAGCCGAATCGCGAACCAAGAAACCGCAATGGGCGCCAAATGATGTCATGCTCCAGTTGTTCGACGAACTGGCCGAGCAACCCGATCGGGCCGACATGCGCTATGTGCTGGCGCTGTTGCTGTTGCGGCGGCGCGTGCTGCGTTTGGAAGAGACCGACGGCCGCGATTCGCAGCGAGAAACGCTGCTGGTTTATTGTCCGCGGCGACAAGCGGAATACCAGGTGCCGGTGGCCATGCCGGATAAATCGCGGGCCGAGGAGATTCAGCAGGATTTGGCCCGGCTGCTGTTGAGCGAAGCGGCGTGAAATGAGGCTACAGGCCGAAGGCTGTAGGCTACAGGTACGAAGCGAACGAGTGAGGCGGGGTCTTGCGAGTGGCTTTGCGGCCGGTGCATTTTTCGAAGGGAACTCGGTGACGCGATTTTCTCCGCCAGCCTCGGGTCTGCGGCCTCCGGCTTTGCTCTGCATGCTGGTCTTGCTCATGACTGCCAGCGGTGCGACGTGCCCAAGCTGGCGGCATGGCGACGAGGTTTTGCCGACCGCGTTGCCCCCGACGCCGACGCTCCTGCAGATCACCGATTACGTGAACAGCAACTCGGCACTGGTGCGTTCCGACTATTCCGCGGGGCGGCTTGCCGTGCCCGGCGCCCCGTCGATCCCGGTGACCTTGGCCCTTGAAGGGCCGTTGCGGTTCCGCTTGAAAGCCAGCACGGCGATCACGGGATCGGAAGTCGACATCGGCAGCAACGACGAATTGTTTTGGTTTTGGGCGAAGCGGCAGCAACCGCCGGCGCTTTATTTCTGCCGGCACGATCAGTTTTTCGCGAGTTCGGCCCGCTCGATTTTGCCCGTCGAGCCGGAGTGGATCGTTGAAGCGATCGGTTTGCCGCGGATCGATCCGTCGGAGCAGCCGCGCGGACCATTGCCGGTCGGAGCCAATCGGTTGGAAATCCGTTCGGTGCGCCGCGGTCCGGCGGGAGATCTGACGAAGACGACCGTGGTCGATGCGCGCACCGGCGTCGTTTTGGAGCAACATCTCTACGACGCCCGAGGGACGCGAATCGCCTCATCCTTCACGAGCCAACACCATCGTGATCCGATCAGCGGGGCGGTCTTGCCGCGAGAAATCGAAATTCAGTGCCCCACCACGCAGCTCGATCTCCATCTCAGCCTCGATGAAATGCAAGTCAACGTGCTCGGCCCGCAGAGCGCTGGACTGTGGATGAAGCCAGTGTATCCGGGCTACCCGGAAGTGAATTTGGCCCAGGGCGCTCCGCCGCTCGTGGGGCCAACGCAGTTTGCGCCGAGCAGCACAATTCCGCCGCCGAATTACGCGCCGGCGCCGGCCGCAGCGCCGGGGCCTGTTTATGGTCCGGCGGCAAATTACGCCCCGCAGCCTAGCTACGGCGCTGCAGCGCAAAGCTATGTTGCGCCGCCGCAGACCAATCCGCCGCCGGTCGGGTATCGCTCCTATCCTTAGTCGAACGGACGAACGAGCCGAATTGGCGATTTAGCCGAGGGCTGGATCCGCGCCGACGCGGCGCATCTTTTGCCGCGCGCGAGACAGCGTCGGGCCGACGCTGTTTTCAGGAATGCCTACCAGCGAGCTGATTTCCTGGTAGCTCTTTCCTTCGAGATGATACATGCGCACGACTTCGGCTTCCGAGCCGTCGAGTTCATCGAGCATGCGCTGCACTTCGTCGCGGTTTTGCAGCCGCTCGGCCACACCGCCGCCGACGCCATCCAAATGCGGCGGCTCCGGAGCGTCACTCAGTCGGGCTGGAGACTTTTTTTTTAAGAGCTGATGCACCACGACGCGCCGCGTCACGACCGTGAGATAGGTGGCCAGGCTGCTTTCGCCGCGAAAGTGGCGCAACACGGCGAAATCGTCTTTCACCAGCGTGAGGATCACGTCGCCCGCCAGATCTTCGCGGTCTTCGGTGGAAAGGCGAATCGACCGCGCTTGCGCCGAATGGTTGATCACATGGATCACGAGGCCCATGAACCGATCGACGAACTCTTCCCAGGCTTTGGGTTTGCGCGCCAAGCAGCGCGCCAAAAGATTGCGGTCGATCTCAGAAAGTGCCACGGCGAATTTCCCAATTGCCAGACGACAGCCGGCCCCGGCGACGCGAGTCTCCCCGTAGCATCCTGGCAACGAAGGCGGATAGCGCAATGGCCCGCAGCACGCTAGCGCCCCTACAGAGTGGACACGACATTTTACGCCTCCCCGGTCGCCGAAGCAAGCCGCCGTTTCGCAAGATGACAGACGCGGTGGTGGGTGGTACCATTCGCACTCTACGACGACTTTTCCATCAAAAGCGATTTCCCGATACAAGACGCGAGGCAACCGATGGGCGAATGGATCGAAGAAGGGGAAAAGGCCCCCGACTTTACGCTTGAAGACGATCGCGGCACGAAAGTAAAACTTTCCGCCTGCCGCGGCAGGCCCGTCGTGCTCTATTTTTATCCCAAGGACGACACGCCCGGGTGCACGCGCGAGGCATGTGCCTTCCGCGATCGCAGCGCCGAAATCGCGGCTGCGGGCGTCAGAATTTTCGGCATCAGCCCCGACACGGTTGAAAGCCACGGCAAATTCCGCGACAAATTCACGCTGAATTTTCCGCTGCTGGCCGACGTCGGCCACAAAGTTGCCGAGCGGTTTGGCGCGTGGCGCGAAAAGAACATGTACGGCAAGAAAACCATGGGCATCCAGCGATCGACGTATTTGATCGACCGCGATGGCCGGGTGGCGAAAGCCTGGAAAAGCGTGCAGGTCGACGGCCACGACGCCAAGGTTCTCGAAGCAATCGCCGCTCTCCCCACCTAACCGCACGCCGCGCTCCAAGCCCTGGGAAGGCCGTCTACAATCCTTCCCCTGAAATCCGCACGGCCGGCCTTCCCTGGGCCTGCCACCGCCAAACCGGCCCCGCCTTCCAATCGATCTTGCTTCTTCCCCCCGCGCCGATATGGTTAAAGAGGACGAACCTCCCTTCCGCCGCCAGCGATGACCTTATGCCCAGAATCGACGCCAACCGCTTTGATCGCGCCGGTCGAAATGGAGACAGTCCGCCGGACGACGACAGTCCGCCGCAAGGCGATGGTTCACAGCAAAGTCAGCCTCCGCATAATGTTCCGGAGCAATATGATCCGCAGCAGGATGCGGCGACGAAGCGAAAGATCGTGTTTTGGATTGCGCTCGGAATCGTCGCTTGGGGAGTGGTGTTGGCGCTCGGCGATTTTATGGTCAATCGCGATCAGCGCCGCACGCTGATCATCTTGGCCAGCGTGGTCGTGTTTGTCGGTTTTTGGTTTACGATGTTGCGCAGCCGCCGGTCGTTTGACAGGCCCAGGCGTCGTCGCGATTAGAAGGCATCTTGTCAGGATCGAATTCGCATGTCGCAATCGAATCTCGGCACGCTCGATCGCGCCGCTCCGCCGGCGGAAACCGCCTCGACCGCCGGTTTGTCGATCGGCGACTATTTGATTCGCCGGCTGCAAGAATACGGCATCCACGACGTGTTTGGCATTCCGGGCGACTATATCCTGAGCTTCTACAACATGCTCGATTCCAGCCCGATCCACGTCGTCGGCTGCACGCGCGAGGATTGCGCGGGCTTTGCCGCCGATGCCTATGCCCGGGTGCGCGGGATGGGGGCGGTGTGCGTGACGTATTGCGTCGGCGGACTGAGTTTGTGCAATTCGATAGCCGGGGCGTATGCCGAGAAATCGGCGGTCGTGGTGATTGCCGGTTCGCCGGGAATGAACGAACGGATCAACAATCCGCTGTTGCACCACAAGGTGCGCGATTTTCGCACGCAAGCCGAGGTGTTCGAAAAAATCTGCGCTGCAGGCACCGAACTGACCGACCCGGCGATCGCTTTCCGCGAGATCGACCGCGTGCTCGACGCCGCCGCGCGAACCAAGCGGCCGGTGTATATCGAATTGCCGCGCGACATGGTCCACGTCGTGCCGGAGAATCCGCATTCGCTCCGCTCGACCGAGGCGGCGGCAAGCGATCCGGCGGCATTGGCCGAGGCGGTGGCCGAAGCGGTCGCTTGGATCAACAGCAGCCGGAAGGCCGTGATCGTTGCCGGGGTCGAGATTCATCGGTTTGGTTTGCAAGATGAAGTGGTGGCGCTGGCCGAGAACTCGCAAATCGCCATCGCCGCGACGATCATGGGCAAGAGCGTCGTGAGCGAATTGCATCCGCTCTACGTGGGGCTTTATGAAGGAGCGATGGGGCGCGACGAGGTGACGCAATTCGTCGAACAGAGCGATTGTGTCATTCTGCTCGGCACGTTCATGACCGACTTGAACCTGGGCGTGTTTACGGCCCATCTCGATCCGCGATCCTGCATCTATGCCACGAGCGAACAGCTTCGCATTCGGCACCATCATTTCCAGGGCGTGCAGCTGGCCGACTTCATCCGGGCCTTGGCAGCGGCGAAACCGGCGCCGCCCGCGCGCAAGCTCCCCCCGCCGCAGCGGCAAGAGCCCTTCCACCTCGAGCCCGACGCGCCGATCACCGTCACGCGGCTCATGGCGCGGCTCAACGAATCGCTCGACGACGAAACGGCAGTGATTGCCGACGTCGGCGATTCGCTATTTGCCGCGACGGAGCTGATCGTCCACTCGAAGACGCTATTCATCTCGCCGGCGTATTACACTTCGATGGGCTTTGCCGTGCCGGCGGCGCTCGGAGTGCAAGTCGGCCGGCCCGACTTGCGATCGGTCGTGCTCGTGGGCGACGGGGCATTTCAGATGACGGCGATGGAACTTTCGACGATCGTGCGAAACGGTTTTCCGACGATCGTGATCGTGCTCGACAACAAAGGCTACGGCACCGAGCGGTTTCTGCATCCCGGAAAATTCAACGACATCAACCCCTGGCAGTATCAGAAACTGCCGGAAATTCTCAACGGCGGCACCGGCTATGAAGTCCGCACCGAAGGGGAATTCGACGATGCCCTGCGCAAAGCCTGGGCCGACACGAGCGCCATGAGCCTGATCCGAGTGCACATCGGTCTGACCGACCGCAGCCAGGCCCTCAGCCGATTGGCCGACAAGCTAAGCCACCGGATTTGAGCGACCGACGAACCACAAAGCGATTCTTCTGCTTCGTATTTGCGTCATCCGCATCATTCGTGGTTCACACTGCTTCGTATCCGTGTTCATCCGTCTGATCCGTGGTTCCCCGGCTTCATATTCGCGTCGTTCGTGGTTCCCAGCTTCGTAATCCGTGGTTTCTCTTTCACTTCCGCAGCAGCAGTTGAAACAGATTGCTGTAGTGGTCGGTCCACACGACTGCGTGAATCGGCGCGGCGTCGCCGGGCGGCAATTCGGGCGGGGTGGCATTTAGGAACGCCCGGTTGTTCGTCAGCAGCATGTAGTCGGTGTGGTAGATCAAGTTATCATCGTCGTCGACGGTTTTGATCCGGGTCGTGCCGAGATGGTAGAAATCGGCGGCGGCTTGCACGACCGGGGCCAAATCGACGTAGCGATTGGTGATGTGCACCGCGATGATGCCGCCATCGGCCATGTGCCGCTGGTAGATCGCGAACGCTTCGCGCGTCAGCAAGTGGGCGGGCGGGGCATCGCCCGAAAATGCGTCGAGCACCAACACGTCGAATTTTTGGGGCGGTGCGCGGTCGAGCGACAGCCGGGCATCGCCCAACACGACGTCGGCCTGGCCGCCGCAATCTTTCAAGAATGTAAAATACGTGCGGGCGATTTTTTCCACTTCCGGATTGATTTCGTAGAACGTGATCCGCTGGCCCGGCTGCCGGGCGTAAGCGGCGAGCGTGCCCGCACCCAAGCCGACGACGCCGACTCGCAGGTCGGGCTTCGACTGAAAGAAGCGGATCGCCCGGCCCGCCCCGGTGTTTTCGGCATAATAGGTCGTCAATCGCTGCCGCTGCACCAGATCGGGGCTCAAAAATTGCCGGCCGTGGCGGATATGGCCGTTTCGCAATTCGATATAGGGGGCCGTGGCTTTGTCGCCTTTGAACTTGCGAACGCTTACCAGTCCATAAAAATTTCGGGCTCGGTAGATCGTGTTCGCTGCCGGAAGCGAGTCTTTCGTTTGCCATACCGCGACGAAGCACAACCCGGCCGCGAGCAGCGATGCCGCAATCATCCGCCCGATGCCAAAGGGCGCCCGCGCGGCGGAAGAACTGCGAATCGAATAACGGCGCCGACTGCTGGCGATGAACCATACCACCAGCGCCACGCCATAGGACGCCACGAGCCCGAAGTTCCATTCCAAAAAGCTCTTGAATATCCGCGGCGCAATCAGGCTGACGAAAATGCCGCCGATCGCTCCGCCGGCGGCGATCATCAGGTAGAACTCGGTGAGATGCCGCGGCGCCGGTCGTAGTCGGACCAGTTCTCCATGGCACACCATGCAGATAGCCAGCAGGGCGCCGAAATAAAGCGCCAAGTCGCCGGCGAACGTCGTCGATAAATCGAAATTCAAATTGCCGAAGAACCCGAGCGGCAAATCGAATTGCGCTCCGCCCGACGCAAGAAACACGAGGGCCAACGCAGCGACCGACCAGCTTCGGCGGCGGTACCATCGCTCATGGTCGAAACAAA comes from the Pirellulales bacterium genome and includes:
- a CDS encoding thiamine pyrophosphate-dependent enzyme, which encodes MSQSNLGTLDRAAPPAETASTAGLSIGDYLIRRLQEYGIHDVFGIPGDYILSFYNMLDSSPIHVVGCTREDCAGFAADAYARVRGMGAVCVTYCVGGLSLCNSIAGAYAEKSAVVVIAGSPGMNERINNPLLHHKVRDFRTQAEVFEKICAAGTELTDPAIAFREIDRVLDAAARTKRPVYIELPRDMVHVVPENPHSLRSTEAAASDPAALAEAVAEAVAWINSSRKAVIVAGVEIHRFGLQDEVVALAENSQIAIAATIMGKSVVSELHPLYVGLYEGAMGRDEVTQFVEQSDCVILLGTFMTDLNLGVFTAHLDPRSCIYATSEQLRIRHHHFQGVQLADFIRALAAAKPAPPARKLPPPQRQEPFHLEPDAPITVTRLMARLNESLDDETAVIADVGDSLFAATELIVHSKTLFISPAYYTSMGFAVPAALGVQVGRPDLRSVVLVGDGAFQMTAMELSTIVRNGFPTIVIVLDNKGYGTERFLHPGKFNDINPWQYQKLPEILNGGTGYEVRTEGEFDDALRKAWADTSAMSLIRVHIGLTDRSQALSRLADKLSHRI
- a CDS encoding fused MFS/spermidine synthase, which codes for MTTSSPPNPSAAPLAPIAAVRAARSTPAWIFWNLALMILVSAFLLFQVEPLISKFILPWFGGSPAVWTTCLLFFQSLLFFGYAYAHLLNRLLTCRRQAILHGLLLIAAIAMLPVVPRESWKPDSAGDPTWRILGLLTCTVGLPYFVLSATGPLGQAWFSRAYPGRSPYRLYSLSNVGSLAALVTYPFLFEPAFTVPEQAWYWSGGFGLFIVLCGSAAFWIARHRGSEHHKTAETIAATNGEAAGVELQAGSTSASFQPEAGGWLAWLRLRFLWLALPACGSLMLLATTNHVCQDVAVVPFLWIVPLALYLVSFIICFDHERWYRRRSWSVAALALVFLASGGAQFDLPLGFFGNLNFDLSTTFAGDLALYFGALLAICMVCHGELVRLRPAPRHLTEFYLMIAAGGAIGGIFVSLIAPRIFKSFLEWNFGLVASYGVALVVWFIASSRRRYSIRSSSAARAPFGIGRMIAASLLAAGLCFVAVWQTKDSLPAANTIYRARNFYGLVSVRKFKGDKATAPYIELRNGHIRHGRQFLSPDLVQRQRLTTYYAENTGAGRAIRFFQSKPDLRVGVVGLGAGTLAAYARQPGQRITFYEINPEVEKIARTYFTFLKDCGGQADVVLGDARLSLDRAPPQKFDVLVLDAFSGDAPPAHLLTREAFAIYQRHMADGGIIAVHITNRYVDLAPVVQAAADFYHLGTTRIKTVDDDDNLIYHTDYMLLTNNRAFLNATPPELPPGDAAPIHAVVWTDHYSNLFQLLLRK
- the bcp gene encoding thioredoxin-dependent thiol peroxidase, whose product is MGEWIEEGEKAPDFTLEDDRGTKVKLSACRGRPVVLYFYPKDDTPGCTREACAFRDRSAEIAAAGVRIFGISPDTVESHGKFRDKFTLNFPLLADVGHKVAERFGAWREKNMYGKKTMGIQRSTYLIDRDGRVAKAWKSVQVDGHDAKVLEAIAALPT
- a CDS encoding sigma-70 family RNA polymerase sigma factor encodes the protein MALSEIDRNLLARCLARKPKAWEEFVDRFMGLVIHVINHSAQARSIRLSTEDREDLAGDVILTLVKDDFAVLRHFRGESSLATYLTVVTRRVVVHQLLKKKSPARLSDAPEPPHLDGVGGGVAERLQNRDEVQRMLDELDGSEAEVVRMYHLEGKSYQEISSLVGIPENSVGPTLSRARQKMRRVGADPALG